One Cryobacterium sp. CG_9.6 genomic region harbors:
- a CDS encoding DNA methyltransferase produces MAIALKVSAKPLSTTEMNSRASAFVAKWKFESREHAEAQTWWNEFFAIFGVDRYSTAVFERWAKRASTGHQGRIDVFMPGVMIAEHKSLGKDGGKAEIQAEDYLAGGDISAAEMPRYIVSTDFAEVQITDLASPVDPPFRFPITKLPKYIARFAFLSGYQAPVRAITEQTAVSVTAARQMGKLYDALLGDIDASGEGHDAEQAAIFMTRILFLLYGDDADGLWEPDAFRNFIEYATVVDGSDAGAQIAVLFQVLDTPIGKRSARIDDHLKVFPYVNGGLFSERVDIPSFDHAMRDALIAAGNFEWADVSPAIFGSLFQGMSSRAKRREQGEHYTTEINILKTLRPLFLDELEVRLQAAWPSIPALTALHQSLADYRYLDPACGSGNFLIVAYREMRDLELRLLVRLQELRRLAPLDKIKRLGDYALDGTADLNVVPDQFAGIEINWWPSKIAETAMFLVDHQANQRMASTLGSAPNRLPITVAANIVHANALEVDWNRTVEATDSTLVFGNPPFIGQYTKTDDQTADMKVAWGKNYDGYLDFVTAWHAKALAYLKDTDRAAFAFVTTNSITQGQPVPALFKPIFGDGWRISFAHRTFNWRTEATGGAAVHCVIVGFDKGTDKPRLFDYAKPSSEPVEMPVARINPYLLDGPDQFVFKRMKPLAALPEVKKGSSPTDGGSLLISPAEYPDVMADAVAAKYVRPFIGADELINSDDRWCLWLTELDANDISKSPILSSRLEASREMRKASKKVGTQKLVRTPQLFGELRQPTVPYICIPRHFSADRLFATVAYFDAEVISGDANFTAEDPDGLLFAVVSSTMFLSWQRMVGGRIKSDLRFANTITWNNYPFPQLSNTERERVIAAGAAVLAARVALPGQSLARMYNPLAMSAELLHAHDALDKVIDRAFGFAKAPTESQRQQRLFDRFLEMHESDQLANPPKVKKQRALSTSASLV; encoded by the coding sequence GTGGCTATTGCACTAAAGGTGAGCGCCAAACCGCTGTCCACTACTGAGATGAATAGTCGTGCTTCGGCCTTCGTGGCGAAGTGGAAGTTTGAGTCGCGTGAGCATGCCGAGGCGCAGACGTGGTGGAACGAATTTTTCGCGATCTTTGGTGTTGACCGGTATTCCACAGCTGTTTTTGAGCGCTGGGCAAAACGAGCCTCCACCGGGCACCAAGGCCGTATCGATGTATTTATGCCCGGCGTAATGATCGCCGAGCACAAGAGCCTCGGAAAAGATGGCGGGAAAGCAGAAATACAGGCCGAAGACTATCTTGCCGGCGGGGACATCTCCGCAGCTGAAATGCCGCGATATATTGTCAGCACCGATTTCGCAGAGGTACAGATCACGGACTTGGCGTCACCGGTTGACCCACCGTTCCGATTCCCAATTACGAAGTTGCCAAAGTACATAGCGCGCTTCGCGTTCCTTTCTGGGTACCAAGCACCGGTGCGGGCGATCACGGAGCAGACAGCCGTATCGGTTACGGCAGCCCGCCAGATGGGAAAGCTCTATGACGCCCTCCTGGGCGATATCGACGCGAGCGGCGAGGGCCACGACGCCGAGCAGGCCGCGATCTTCATGACCAGGATCCTGTTTCTCCTTTACGGTGACGACGCCGACGGTCTCTGGGAGCCGGATGCTTTTCGTAATTTCATCGAATACGCAACAGTTGTGGATGGCTCGGACGCTGGCGCCCAGATCGCTGTTCTCTTTCAGGTCCTCGATACTCCGATTGGGAAGCGCTCGGCGCGAATCGACGACCATTTGAAAGTCTTCCCGTATGTGAACGGCGGCCTGTTCAGCGAACGCGTTGACATTCCCTCCTTCGATCACGCAATGCGCGACGCGCTCATCGCGGCTGGCAACTTCGAGTGGGCCGACGTCTCACCGGCGATTTTCGGATCTTTGTTTCAGGGTATGAGCAGTCGTGCGAAACGGCGAGAGCAGGGCGAGCACTACACGACCGAGATTAACATCCTCAAGACCCTCAGACCACTATTCCTCGATGAGCTCGAAGTCAGGCTGCAGGCGGCCTGGCCGTCGATACCCGCTCTCACTGCTCTACACCAATCACTGGCGGACTACCGATACCTCGACCCCGCGTGCGGCAGTGGCAATTTTCTCATCGTCGCTTATCGAGAAATGCGTGACCTTGAGCTCCGGCTGCTCGTTCGGCTGCAAGAGTTGCGCCGCCTGGCACCGCTCGACAAGATCAAGCGGCTCGGCGATTACGCGTTGGATGGCACCGCAGATCTCAACGTCGTCCCTGATCAATTCGCCGGCATTGAGATCAATTGGTGGCCCTCCAAAATTGCCGAGACGGCCATGTTCCTGGTCGATCACCAAGCAAATCAGCGCATGGCATCGACTCTAGGATCGGCGCCGAATCGCCTCCCGATCACCGTCGCCGCGAACATCGTGCACGCAAACGCTTTGGAGGTCGATTGGAATAGGACAGTCGAGGCGACCGATTCCACTCTCGTTTTCGGAAACCCGCCATTCATCGGTCAATATACCAAGACCGACGATCAAACAGCAGATATGAAAGTCGCGTGGGGCAAGAACTATGACGGATATTTGGACTTCGTCACAGCTTGGCACGCCAAGGCGCTGGCCTACCTCAAGGATACAGACCGGGCAGCGTTCGCCTTTGTGACCACAAATTCGATCACACAAGGACAGCCGGTTCCCGCGCTATTCAAACCGATCTTCGGCGACGGTTGGCGTATCTCGTTCGCTCACAGAACGTTCAATTGGAGGACCGAAGCAACGGGTGGAGCTGCGGTGCACTGCGTCATCGTCGGCTTCGACAAAGGCACGGACAAGCCGCGCCTCTTCGACTACGCAAAGCCAAGTAGCGAGCCAGTTGAGATGCCCGTTGCGCGCATCAACCCCTATTTACTTGATGGCCCCGACCAGTTCGTATTCAAGCGAATGAAGCCTCTTGCGGCACTACCTGAGGTGAAGAAGGGCAGCTCGCCAACCGACGGAGGCAGTCTGCTCATCTCACCAGCGGAGTACCCGGACGTAATGGCCGATGCCGTCGCTGCGAAGTACGTTCGCCCATTCATAGGCGCCGACGAGCTCATCAATAGCGACGACCGATGGTGCTTGTGGTTGACAGAACTCGACGCAAATGACATTTCCAAATCACCGATTCTCTCCAGCCGACTTGAGGCTTCGAGGGAGATGCGGAAGGCGAGTAAAAAGGTCGGAACGCAGAAGCTCGTTCGCACGCCGCAGCTATTCGGTGAGCTCCGTCAACCAACCGTTCCGTATATTTGTATCCCCCGGCATTTCAGTGCAGACCGGCTGTTCGCTACCGTCGCGTATTTTGACGCTGAAGTCATTTCTGGCGACGCCAACTTTACGGCCGAGGACCCTGACGGACTTCTCTTCGCGGTCGTTTCATCAACGATGTTTTTGTCCTGGCAGCGGATGGTTGGCGGGAGAATCAAATCAGATTTGCGCTTCGCCAATACGATCACCTGGAACAACTACCCGTTTCCGCAGCTGAGCAACACCGAGCGTGAACGTGTCATCGCCGCAGGGGCTGCTGTTTTGGCCGCCCGTGTGGCCCTTCCCGGTCAGAGTCTTGCTCGAATGTACAACCCACTGGCGATGTCGGCTGAGCTTCTGCACGCGCACGACGCTCTCGATAAGGTGATCGACCGCGCGTTCGGCTTCGCTAAAGCACCCACTGAATCACAGCGTCAGCAGCGACTTTTCGATCGCTTCCTTGAGATGCACGAGAGTGACCAGCTCGCTAATCCGCCGAAGGTGAAAAAACAGCGCGCCCTATCAACCTCTGCGTCGCTGGTGTAG
- a CDS encoding tyrosine-type recombinase/integrase: MERRLAHHLALAAEHCPSLHGKRVTMHTIRHTAAMRLLLAGVDVTAIALWLGHEQIATTNIYLHADMTHMQEAIDRTTPLAVKVGRYRPPDSLIAFLEAL, translated from the coding sequence ATCGAACGACGCCTGGCCCACCACCTCGCCCTCGCGGCCGAACACTGCCCTTCGCTTCACGGAAAGAGGGTCACCATGCATACGATCCGGCATACCGCGGCAATGCGCCTCCTGCTGGCGGGAGTCGACGTTACCGCGATCGCGCTCTGGCTGGGCCACGAGCAGATCGCGACGACCAACATCTACCTGCACGCCGACATGACTCACATGCAGGAAGCAATCGACCGCACCACACCCCTTGCCGTCAAGGTCGGCCGTTACCGACCTCCAGACTCACTCATCGCTTTCTTGGAGGCCCTCTAA
- a CDS encoding IS3 family transposase (programmed frameshift), giving the protein MAAARRRFTQEFKDELCREVINTSKPIKDVATAYGVGPETLRNWLNKYREANGGTEADLTVSERARLKELEREVQELRAETAFLKKAKRLLRAGAAVVSKYEYIDSQNSEPTNRNSVVKMCLWLAVSTSGFYHWAIRPQSATAARREALIARIQHFFEESDGTYGYRRIHADLAAEQTECSPELVRQLMRQIGLVACQPRPFRITTEADAEAAANMPDLVKRDFTADRPGVKFVGDITYIHTWQGFIYLATVIDCYSKKVVGWSIADHMRTELVADALRNAAATTVIEADAIWHSDRGSVYTSAEFRALVSGLGMRSSMGRTGVCWDNSMAESFFSMLKNERVYRTAYATKSQARSDVIRYIEGFYNSRRRHSALGYRRPNEVHYGYQQPALAA; this is encoded by the exons ATGGCCGCAGCACGTAGGCGTTTCACCCAAGAGTTCAAAGACGAGCTGTGCCGCGAGGTGATCAATACCTCCAAACCGATCAAGGACGTCGCCACCGCATACGGCGTCGGGCCCGAGACGCTCCGGAACTGGCTCAACAAATACCGCGAGGCCAACGGCGGCACCGAAGCGGACCTGACAGTGTCGGAACGGGCCCGTCTGAAGGAACTCGAGCGGGAAGTTCAAGAGCTGCGGGCGGAGACCGCTTTCTTGAAAAAAGCCA AGCGCTTACTTCGCGCGGGAGCAGCGGTAGTGAGCAAGTACGAGTACATCGACTCCCAAAATTCTGAGCCCACCAACCGGAATTCGGTGGTGAAAATGTGCCTCTGGCTGGCCGTGTCAACGTCCGGTTTCTACCACTGGGCGATCCGGCCGCAGTCCGCGACCGCGGCCCGGCGAGAGGCCCTGATCGCGCGGATTCAACACTTCTTCGAGGAGTCCGACGGCACCTACGGATACCGCCGAATCCACGCCGACCTCGCCGCGGAGCAGACCGAGTGCTCGCCCGAGCTGGTGCGGCAGCTTATGCGCCAGATTGGCCTCGTAGCCTGCCAACCACGGCCTTTCCGCATCACTACCGAAGCCGATGCCGAAGCGGCCGCCAACATGCCCGACCTCGTCAAACGCGACTTCACCGCCGACCGCCCCGGGGTGAAGTTCGTCGGCGATATTACCTACATCCATACCTGGCAAGGATTCATCTATCTGGCCACCGTCATCGACTGCTATTCCAAGAAGGTTGTCGGCTGGTCCATCGCCGATCACATGCGCACCGAGCTCGTCGCCGACGCCCTCCGCAACGCCGCTGCGACGACCGTGATCGAGGCCGACGCGATCTGGCATTCCGACCGCGGCAGCGTCTATACCTCGGCCGAATTTCGGGCTCTCGTGTCCGGCCTGGGGATGCGTTCCTCCATGGGCCGCACCGGCGTGTGTTGGGACAACAGCATGGCGGAAAGTTTCTTCTCGATGCTCAAGAATGAGCGTGTTTATCGCACCGCTTACGCCACGAAATCACAAGCTCGCAGCGACGTCATTCGCTACATCGAAGGGTTTTACAACAGCCGACGCCGGCACTCCGCTCTCGGTTACCGACGGCCCAATGAAGTCCACTATGGTTATCAGCAGCCAGCATTGGCAGCGTAG